Proteins co-encoded in one Pyxidicoccus xibeiensis genomic window:
- a CDS encoding ribosome-binding factor A, with product MSSSRNRRTRAPRRREGASLSSSSENPSARHLRIQSTLFQEVSLLFRDGLSDPRLEGVSVSSFELSADGRLVRIGYALTPESAASGTRPVQEALEHASGYLRSQLAQHLDLKRVPQLRFIYLGVAERSLEAPDVGLLTGTSDLDEPVAEVPEDDSDLDEPARRPGGKSHRGDADSDGEEGGEQ from the coding sequence ATGTCTTCTTCCAGGAATCGCCGTACCCGCGCGCCCCGCCGGCGTGAGGGCGCTTCGCTGTCGTCGTCGTCTGAAAACCCGTCCGCGCGTCACCTGCGCATCCAGTCCACTCTGTTCCAGGAGGTGTCCCTGCTCTTCCGAGACGGGCTGTCCGACCCCCGGCTCGAAGGCGTGTCGGTGTCGTCGTTCGAGCTGTCAGCGGATGGCCGCCTCGTCCGTATCGGCTACGCGCTGACACCGGAGTCCGCGGCCTCCGGCACCCGTCCCGTGCAGGAGGCGCTCGAGCACGCGAGCGGCTACCTGCGCTCGCAGCTCGCGCAGCACCTGGACCTCAAGCGAGTCCCACAGCTGCGCTTCATCTACCTCGGCGTGGCGGAGCGCTCGCTGGAGGCTCCCGACGTGGGCCTCCTCACGGGAACCTCCGACCTCGACGAACCTGTCGCGGAGGTACCGGAGGACGACTCCGACCTCGACGAACCCGCCCGGAGGCCCGGAGGGAAGTCCCATCGAGGCGACGCCGACTCCGATGGTGAGGAAGGGGGTGAGCAATGA
- a CDS encoding dihydrolipoyl dehydrogenase family protein, with protein sequence MAEAFDVVVIGAGPTGEIAGARAAAAGLSVALVEHELFGGECSYWACIPSKALLRPAEALWLAQQAPGAREAIKGPLDARAVLAHRDYMVGDYKDDSQVKWAEGAKLTVVRGSGKLAGPRKVRVEARDGTVRELEARRAVVLATGSRPRLPEIPGLKDAKPWDNREGTGAKEVPRRLLVLGGGVVAVELAQAWRSLGAEVTLAQRGKALLSRYEPFVGEQVAQALRDSGVRVLLGTTAASVRRPGGTGEVSVTLTNGEELRADALLVAMGRVARTEDLGLETVGLQLQEGKSLEVDDQLRAKGVDGGWLYACGDVNGRNLLTHMGKYQGRIAGDIIAGKKVHAWADAKATPQVIFTHPQVASVGLTEAQAREAKLPVRTVQYALQDVAGTGLLGRELKGTAKLVVDEKRRIILGATFTGPEVGEMLHAATIAVAGEVPLDTLWHAVPSFPTMSEVWLRLLETYGL encoded by the coding sequence ATGGCGGAAGCCTTCGATGTGGTGGTCATTGGCGCAGGGCCCACGGGTGAGATTGCCGGAGCCCGCGCCGCGGCAGCGGGGCTGTCGGTGGCGCTGGTGGAGCACGAGCTGTTCGGCGGTGAGTGCTCGTACTGGGCCTGCATCCCCAGCAAGGCGCTGCTCCGTCCGGCGGAGGCGCTCTGGCTGGCCCAGCAGGCGCCCGGCGCACGCGAGGCCATCAAGGGTCCGCTGGACGCCCGCGCCGTGCTGGCGCACCGCGACTACATGGTCGGCGACTACAAGGACGACTCCCAGGTGAAGTGGGCGGAGGGCGCGAAGCTGACCGTGGTGCGCGGCAGCGGGAAGCTCGCCGGCCCGCGCAAGGTGCGCGTGGAGGCCCGGGACGGCACGGTGCGCGAGCTGGAGGCCCGCCGCGCCGTGGTGCTGGCCACCGGCAGCCGGCCGCGCCTGCCGGAGATTCCTGGCCTCAAGGACGCGAAGCCCTGGGACAACCGCGAGGGCACCGGCGCCAAGGAAGTCCCCAGGCGGCTGCTCGTGCTGGGCGGCGGTGTGGTGGCCGTGGAGCTGGCGCAGGCGTGGCGCTCGCTGGGCGCGGAGGTGACGCTGGCCCAGCGTGGCAAGGCCCTGCTGTCGCGCTACGAACCCTTCGTGGGTGAGCAGGTGGCGCAAGCGCTGCGGGACTCGGGCGTGCGCGTGCTGCTGGGCACCACCGCCGCGAGCGTGCGCCGGCCCGGTGGCACGGGCGAGGTGTCCGTCACGCTCACCAACGGCGAGGAGCTGCGCGCGGACGCGCTGCTGGTGGCCATGGGCCGGGTGGCGCGCACGGAGGACCTAGGCCTGGAGACGGTGGGCCTCCAGCTCCAGGAGGGAAAGTCCCTCGAGGTGGACGACCAGCTCCGCGCGAAGGGCGTGGACGGAGGCTGGCTCTACGCGTGCGGCGACGTGAATGGCCGCAACCTCCTCACGCACATGGGCAAGTACCAGGGGCGCATCGCAGGGGACATCATCGCGGGGAAGAAGGTGCACGCCTGGGCGGACGCGAAGGCCACGCCGCAGGTCATCTTCACGCACCCGCAGGTAGCCAGCGTGGGGCTCACCGAGGCGCAGGCGCGCGAGGCGAAGCTGCCGGTGCGCACGGTGCAGTACGCGCTGCAGGACGTGGCCGGCACGGGGCTGCTGGGCCGGGAGCTGAAGGGCACCGCGAAGCTGGTGGTGGACGAGAAGCGCCGCATCATCCTGGGCGCCACCTTCACCGGCCCCGAGGTGGGCGAGATGCTGCACGCGGCCACCATCGCCGTCGCGGGCGAGGTGCCGCTCGACACGCTCTGGCACGCGGTGCCGTCATTCCCCACCATGAGCGAGGTGTGGCTGCGGCTGCTGGAGACCTACGGCCTCTGA
- a CDS encoding glycosyltransferase family 87 protein has translation MSLAPPSATVPDTTMSRSDTWARWFWWLVLAVLLVAAVAVGQHPRRGVDFRVYLTAAERFLEGTDLYRVSDGTMPFKYAPVTAPLFIPFTFFPARVAVALWNLGSILALAAVARLTTRTAPGPGEAAPWAWGPGLATFALLPAFTFELFYGQVDAVLLLLIILSTLGAERGHVWRPAAAFAVAFLLKPPAALVGLFFLWRRHWRVIGATAAIGIVLALPTLARYGWDGTLTQLQLWSETLARTTPPWALGANPQGLPTLLLSLVLPAESIPPPGSMTLAQAVAISLFLAAVLWARPGPADLLAMCCLGVTLLSPLAWRANYVLAWPLVRAAAESRYKPNLALVALIALTGLLVSDSGFGPELSRQVLLWRPFAVVYSVLLLALLWQARRAGAPRAVTATGELARLPRTLPGMRAP, from the coding sequence GTGAGCCTCGCGCCGCCTTCCGCCACCGTGCCGGACACCACCATGAGCCGCTCCGATACCTGGGCCCGCTGGTTCTGGTGGCTCGTGCTGGCCGTGCTCCTCGTGGCCGCGGTGGCCGTGGGCCAGCACCCGCGCCGGGGCGTGGACTTCCGCGTCTACCTCACCGCCGCCGAGCGCTTCCTCGAGGGCACCGACCTCTACCGCGTCTCCGACGGCACCATGCCGTTCAAGTACGCGCCCGTCACCGCGCCCCTGTTCATCCCCTTCACCTTCTTCCCCGCGCGCGTCGCCGTCGCCCTGTGGAACCTGGGCTCCATCCTCGCGCTCGCGGCCGTGGCCCGCCTCACCACGCGCACCGCGCCGGGCCCGGGTGAGGCCGCGCCGTGGGCATGGGGCCCCGGCCTCGCCACCTTCGCGCTGCTGCCGGCCTTCACCTTCGAGCTGTTCTACGGGCAGGTGGATGCCGTCCTGCTCCTGCTCATCATCCTCTCCACCCTCGGCGCCGAGCGCGGCCACGTGTGGCGCCCCGCCGCCGCGTTCGCCGTCGCCTTCCTCCTCAAGCCTCCCGCCGCGCTCGTCGGCCTCTTCTTCCTGTGGCGCCGCCACTGGCGCGTCATCGGCGCCACCGCCGCCATCGGCATCGTGCTCGCGCTGCCCACCCTGGCCCGCTACGGCTGGGACGGCACCCTCACCCAGCTCCAGCTGTGGAGCGAGACGCTGGCGCGCACCACGCCTCCGTGGGCGCTGGGGGCGAACCCGCAGGGCCTGCCCACGCTGCTGCTGTCGCTCGTGCTGCCCGCCGAGTCCATTCCACCGCCCGGGAGCATGACGCTCGCGCAGGCGGTGGCCATCAGCCTCTTCCTCGCCGCCGTCCTCTGGGCGCGGCCCGGCCCGGCCGACCTGCTCGCCATGTGCTGCCTGGGCGTGACGCTGCTGTCACCGCTGGCGTGGCGCGCCAACTACGTGCTCGCGTGGCCGCTGGTGCGCGCCGCCGCCGAGAGCCGCTACAAGCCGAACCTCGCGCTCGTCGCGCTCATCGCCCTCACGGGCCTGCTCGTCTCCGACTCGGGCTTCGGCCCCGAGCTGTCCCGACAGGTCCTCCTTTGGCGCCCGTTCGCCGTCGTCTACTCCGTGCTGCTGCTCGCCCTGCTGTGGCAGGCGCGCCGCGCGGGGGCGCCTCGCGCGGTGACGGCCACGGGCGAGCTGGCGCGGCTGCCTCGCACCCTGCCCGGCATGCGCGCGCCGTGA
- a CDS encoding energy transducer TonB, whose product MFETFDSATDVSSARRFALSTTASIGVFVMIGVAVVSAASKVREVIQEKKGTDVVFRPPPPPVVEVKPPPPPPPPPKPKLAPKPAAPVAAKAPPPAAPVVAPAPLVAPDTVPLTKPPEAERETVAAAPIAVGGTGALVPGGVVGGLGRGDGLAGGGGRVAPINLPESATPPEPLESNLIPEYPSEARSKGLEGMVILKGVVEVDGRVTQLKVMRGDEPFASAALAAVRTWRFKPAVVSGQPAAVYRIFKVPFRLKS is encoded by the coding sequence ATGTTCGAAACGTTCGACAGCGCCACCGACGTCAGCTCGGCGCGGCGGTTCGCGCTCTCCACCACGGCGTCCATCGGCGTCTTCGTGATGATCGGCGTCGCCGTCGTCTCCGCGGCCAGCAAGGTGCGCGAGGTCATCCAGGAGAAGAAGGGCACGGACGTGGTCTTCCGTCCGCCACCTCCGCCCGTCGTCGAGGTGAAGCCTCCCCCGCCGCCCCCGCCTCCGCCCAAGCCGAAGCTGGCCCCGAAGCCCGCGGCTCCCGTCGCCGCGAAGGCGCCGCCTCCCGCCGCGCCCGTGGTGGCGCCCGCGCCGCTCGTGGCTCCGGACACCGTGCCGCTGACGAAGCCTCCCGAGGCAGAGCGGGAGACCGTTGCCGCCGCGCCCATCGCCGTGGGCGGCACCGGCGCGCTCGTCCCGGGCGGCGTGGTGGGAGGACTCGGAAGGGGTGACGGGCTCGCGGGCGGCGGTGGCCGCGTGGCGCCCATCAACCTGCCGGAGTCCGCCACGCCTCCGGAGCCGCTCGAGTCCAACCTCATCCCCGAGTACCCCTCCGAGGCCCGCTCCAAGGGGCTGGAGGGCATGGTCATCCTCAAGGGCGTGGTCGAGGTGGACGGCCGCGTCACCCAGCTCAAGGTGATGCGCGGCGACGAGCCCTTCGCCAGCGCCGCGCTCGCGGCGGTGCGGACGTGGCGCTTCAAGCCCGCCGTCGTCTCCGGCCAGCCCGCCGCCGTCTACCGCATCTTCAAGGTCCCCTTCCGCCTCAAGTCGTAG